The Lycium ferocissimum isolate CSIRO_LF1 chromosome 8, AGI_CSIRO_Lferr_CH_V1, whole genome shotgun sequence DNA segment AACAACTTTGGGAACAAGAGGTCAAATCCTTATATACTACTGAAAGGGCAGTCAACAGAGCAAGGTAGTTCGAAGGTTGAAGCAATGCTTGAGAAGATTCTGGCAACCGGTCTAAGTCTGAGAGGACTTTATCTGGGCTAACAGAGACAGTGGGTTCCCATACAGCGGCTATTCAGAAGCTTGAGTCACAGATGAGGGATATTTTTAGAGAGCAGCACCCTCCTAAAAAGGGAGGACTTCCGAGTGACACTATTTCAAATCCGAAGAATGGGGGAGGCGGTATAGATCGTGTCTTTGCCATCACTActaggagtggtaaaatactccaaGAGACTGATAAGAAGGTGGTTGATCTTGAGCCGATAGATGAAGAGGAAGAGGTGCAGTACAAACACCCATTATTGTTGAAGAGAATCCTACTAACAAGAAGGTTGCTGATATTTCAGAGATTGTGAAAGAAGCTGATAACACAAGCAAGCAGATTATAAAAGGGGCTCTCCGCCCTTTGACTCATCTTTTCAAGTCTAAACCtccctttcctcagaggttggtAAAGAATAATGAAGATGCTAAGTTCGAAAAGTTTTATGATCAGTTGAAGCAGTTATCtccaaattttcccttcttggaaGTTGTCAAGGAGATGCCTGattttgctaaatatttgaaggacATACGACCAAGAAAACGGTTCAACATGAAACCGTGAGTTTGACTCACACTGTGAGTTCCATCATCTCAACTACTACTGTTCAGAAAAAGAGTAATCTGCGCGGCGTTTACCATTCCCTGTTCTGTTGGgcaccatgattttgctcgtgctttgtgtgataatggggcgagtaATAATTTGATGCCCCttgctatatacaaacaatcaggTTTGGGGGTACCAAGGCTAACTACTATGAGGTTGCAGATGGATGATAGGTCTATCAAAAGGCCTGTTGGTGTGGTTGATGATGTGCTTGTGCGGGTTGGTGAATTTATGTTGCCCACTGATTTTGTGATTCTTAACTGTGCTGTTGATAGGGGACATTCCTATTATTCTGGGGAGACTTTTCCTTGCTACAAGGAGAGCTTTGATGGATtcagagaaaaatgaaattaagtTATGAGTCAACGATGAAGAAGTTACTTTTCAGGCTAGCAAGgggatgaagttaccaagtgcttacgaGAGAATTTCGGTAATTGATtcatttgatgttgttgatgaagcgGTGGAtttcaagatggaagaagaaagtttgggtgaAGCTCTAGCTGGTATTCTTGTGAACGTTGATGTTGAGGACATGGAAGGTTATGTGGAGACAGTTCACTTGTTGGGTTGGGTTCATATTCTTACCACCCAAAAAAGCTAAATCTTGAtctagaaaatagaacaactccGCCAACAAAGCCTTCGATCATTGAGCCACCCAAGTTGGAGCTTAAGCAGCTCCCATCACATCTGaagtatgagttccttggtccgAACAATACACTGCCATTGATTGTTTTAGCCTTACTGACTGAGGAGCAGATTCTACAGCTTTTGGAGGTATTGTGTCAATATAGGCGTGCTATTGGTTGGACTATAGCAGACATTCAGGGTATCCCATCTGGGATCTGTGAGCATAAAATCCAGTTGGAGGAGGATATCAAGTCGAGTGTAGAGCATCAGAGGAGACTGAACGAGAATATGCAAGAGGTCGTCAAGAAAGAGATCATCAAATGGTTAGATACGGGAGTGGTTTACCCGATTGCACgatagtaaatgggtgagcccGGTCAATGTGTTCCTAAGAAGGGCGGCATCACGGTTGTGCCGAATGCAAAGAATGAGCCGATCCCAACAAAACTGCCACCGGATGGAGAGTTTGCATGGACTATCGCAAGCTCAACACCGCCACATGCAAGACCATTTCcatatgccttttattgatcaaatgcttgatcggCTAGCGGGGCGTTCCTACTATTGCTTCCTTGATGGTTATTCGGGCTACAATCAGATCATCATTCCTTTAGAAGATCAAGAGAAGACTACTTTTACTAGTCCTTATGGGACGTTTGCGTTCAGCCGGATGCCCTTTGGTTTATGTAATGCACCAGCCACTAttcagaggtgcatgatgtcAATCTTCTCTAACATGGCAGAGGACTTCTTAGAAGTGTTTATGGATAACTACTCTGTTGTGGGTGACTCATTTGAAGATTGTCTTGGCCATCTGGGTTAAGTGCTGAAAAGATGCAAATCTCGTACTAAATTGGGAGAAGCGTCtttttatggtgaaggaagggatcgtcctcggtcacaaaatctctgaaaagggaattgaggtcgATCAAGCGAAAATTAatgtgattgcaaaacttccaccacctatctcagtcaaaggtgtccgaagtttcttgggacatgctaggttctacaggcgcttcatcaaagatttctccaatATTGCTAACCCGAtatgcaagcttcttgaaaaaaaaggctaagtttatgtttgatgataagtgTCGGAAGGCGTTTGATGAGTTAAAAGAGCGTCTCACTACTGCTCCTATTATTGTTGCTCCTGATTGGTCCTTGCCCTTTGAACtgatgtgtgatgctagtggtttCGCAATAGGTGTTGTATTTGGCCagaggcacaataaaattatgcacccgatctatTATGCAAGCAGAACACTGAATGCTGCCTAGACGAATTACACAGTGATGGAGTAAGAGCTGCTTGCCattgtgttttcttttaagaaGTTTCGGGGCTATTTGTTGGGGTCCAAAGTCGTGGTATACACTGATCATGCAGCATTGAGATACCTTATGGCAAAGAAGGAACCAAAGCCGTGACTGATCCGATGTGTACTATTGCTgcaagagtttgattttgaggtgaAGGATCGCAAGGGCACCGAGTATCAGGATGCTGACCATCTCTCTCGGCTTAAAGAAGTTGGGAGACCTTCTGATGAACTAGATATAGATGATGCGTTTACAGATGAGAGGGTGTTGGTTGTGTCAATGAAGGTAGCACCGTGATATGCTAACATAGCCAATTATTTGGTAACAGGCATAGTTCCAGAAGATAGCAAAGcttaccaaaagaagaagttcttgCGGGATTCTCGGCAGTACTATTGGGACGAGCCTTATTTGTTCTGAATATGCGCTGACAACATCATTCGGTGTTGTGTTCCT contains these protein-coding regions:
- the LOC132065998 gene encoding uncharacterized protein LOC132065998, with amino-acid sequence MFVRMIQLCQKGCTRLKFEDANYVNNSQGGYQRQNYQGGYQYQKHWRPQQGQGAYNNSGNYNNNYGGANQGSYNNSNNFGNKRSNPYILLKGQSTEQETVGSHTAAIQKLESQMRDIFREQHPPKKGGLPSDTISNPKNGGGGIDRVFAITTRSGKILQETDKKVVDLEPIDEEEEVADISEIVKEADNTSKQIIKGALRPLTHLFKSKPPFPQRLVKNNEDAKFEKFYDQLKQLSPNFPFLEVVKEMPDFAKYLKDIRPRKRFNMKPKRVICAAFTIPCSVGHHDFARALCDNGASNNLMPLAIYKQSGLGVPRLTTMRLQMDDRSIKRPVGVVDDVLVRVGEFMLPTDFVILNCAVDRGHSYYSGETFPCYKESFDGFREK